In one window of Candidatus Cetobacterium colombiensis DNA:
- a CDS encoding FomA family porin-like outer membrane protein: MKKLALLLGSLLVVGATASAKEVVAPVEVSKEVVAVVEPVAEVVVVEETPLLVPTSFGLWYENDNTSGSSNSDLGLNYFGMNLGLKSGSGNWTYGVQAYKAWTLDDKFDIVDGESDDRFQVDAWRHFNRDGEFKYSLGTRFRFNKNYDRYYLRGKYSSGIFSGWADWFYTSNNEVSNSRDSHTLEIMPLNMTFGPVTLGYFLAYNQGFGTTVSNEIMPESYEHQMRFYFPIFSYEKLSLSAEYRLGLARDSKHDKTAEYDFGNRNRGILNVGYAYSENVSLNTYYLYDVTRFKKVDGERKPNENYGEFGFEWTYKF, from the coding sequence ATGAAAAAGTTAGCACTTTTATTAGGTTCTTTATTAGTAGTTGGAGCAACTGCATCTGCAAAAGAAGTAGTAGCACCAGTAGAAGTATCAAAAGAGGTTGTAGCAGTAGTTGAGCCTGTAGCTGAGGTAGTTGTAGTTGAAGAGACACCTTTATTAGTACCAACAAGTTTTGGATTATGGTATGAAAATGACAATACATCAGGATCTTCTAATAGCGATTTAGGATTAAATTATTTTGGAATGAATTTAGGATTAAAATCTGGATCAGGAAACTGGACATATGGAGTTCAGGCATATAAAGCTTGGACTTTAGATGATAAATTTGATATTGTTGATGGTGAATCAGATGATAGATTCCAAGTTGATGCATGGAGACATTTTAATAGAGATGGAGAGTTTAAGTACTCTTTAGGAACAAGATTTAGATTTAATAAAAATTATGATAGATATTATTTAAGAGGTAAATATTCATCAGGAATATTCAGTGGATGGGCTGATTGGTTCTACACTTCAAATAATGAAGTTTCAAATAGTAGAGACTCTCATACTTTAGAGATTATGCCTTTAAATATGACATTTGGACCAGTTACATTAGGATACTTCTTAGCATATAATCAAGGATTTGGAACTACTGTATCGAATGAAATTATGCCAGAATCATATGAGCACCAAATGAGATTTTATTTCCCAATATTCTCTTATGAGAAATTATCGCTTTCAGCAGAGTATAGATTAGGATTAGCTAGAGATTCAAAGCATGATAAAACAGCTGAATATGATTTCGGAAATAGAAATAGAGGAATCTTAAACGTAGGGTATGCTTACTCTGAAAATGTTTCATTAAATACTTATTATTTATATGATGTAACAAGATTCAAAAAAGTTGATGGAGAAAGAAAGCCAAACGAAAACTATGGAGAGTTTGGATTTGAGTGGACTTATAAGTTCTAA
- the rpsI gene encoding 30S ribosomal protein S9, with protein MAEMIQYRGTGRRKTSVARVRLIPGGKGIEINGKTMADYFGGRELLSKIVEQPLVLTETLDKFEVKVNVLGGGNAGQAGAIRHGLSRALVEADETLKGALKAAGFLTRDSRMVERKKYGKRKARRSPQFSKR; from the coding sequence GTGGCAGAAATGATTCAATATAGAGGAACTGGAAGAAGAAAAACTTCAGTAGCAAGAGTAAGACTTATCCCTGGTGGAAAAGGAATTGAAATAAACGGAAAAACTATGGCAGATTACTTCGGTGGAAGAGAGTTACTTTCTAAAATCGTTGAGCAACCATTAGTATTAACTGAAACTTTAGACAAGTTTGAAGTTAAAGTAAACGTACTTGGTGGAGGAAATGCTGGTCAAGCTGGAGCTATCAGACATGGATTATCAAGAGCTTTAGTTGAAGCTGACGAGACTTTAAAAGGTGCTTTAAAAGCAGCTGGATTCTTAACAAGAGACTCAAGAATGGTAGAGAGAAAGAAATACGGAAAAAGAAAAGCAAGAAGATCTCCACAATTCTCAAAAAGATAA
- the rplM gene encoding 50S ribosomal protein L13, with protein sequence MKKYTAMQRKEDVVREFVQYDAEGKILGRLAAEIAKKLMGKDKVSYTPHIDGGDFVIVTNIEKIAVTGKKLTDKVYYSHSGFPGGLKERRLEEILAKNPKEALMLAVKRMLPKNRLGREQLTRLRIFVGAEHAHTAQKPVKVEF encoded by the coding sequence GTGAAGAAATACACTGCTATGCAAAGAAAAGAAGACGTTGTTAGAGAATTCGTTCAATATGACGCAGAAGGAAAAATTTTAGGAAGATTAGCTGCAGAAATAGCTAAAAAATTAATGGGTAAAGATAAAGTTTCTTACACTCCACATATTGATGGAGGAGACTTCGTAATCGTTACAAACATCGAGAAGATTGCTGTAACTGGAAAGAAATTAACAGATAAAGTTTACTACAGTCACTCAGGATTCCCTGGTGGATTAAAAGAGAGAAGATTAGAAGAGATTCTTGCTAAGAATCCTAAAGAAGCTTTAATGCTTGCTGTTAAAAGAATGCTTCCAAAGAACAGATTAGGAAGAGAGCAATTAACAAGATTAAGAATATTTGTTGGAGCTGAGCACGCTCATACTGCACAAAAACCAGTAAAGGTAGAATTTTAA
- a CDS encoding acetate uptake transporter, with translation MNQNNHVKIEVADPSALGLLGLAIVTLVASANKFGIVSGVSLVIPWAIFLGAFVQLIACLNDIKHGNVFGTTAFGGYAFFWFGMAMSWMIQLGVFGEAMKAAADPKAFGFVFLGYLIFTLYMTIGAVETNKTLLIIFILIDFLFIGLAGTSFGIAPHAMHTLAATSEFLIALMSFYGSAANVLNKTFGREFLPLGKPLGIFKK, from the coding sequence ATGAATCAAAACAATCATGTTAAAATTGAAGTAGCAGACCCTTCAGCATTAGGACTATTAGGTCTTGCAATTGTTACATTAGTAGCATCAGCAAATAAGTTTGGAATTGTAAGTGGAGTATCATTAGTAATTCCTTGGGCAATATTTTTAGGAGCTTTTGTACAATTAATAGCTTGTTTAAATGATATTAAACACGGAAATGTATTTGGAACAACAGCGTTTGGTGGATATGCATTCTTCTGGTTTGGAATGGCTATGAGCTGGATGATACAACTTGGAGTATTTGGTGAAGCTATGAAAGCTGCGGCAGATCCTAAGGCTTTTGGATTTGTATTTTTAGGTTACTTAATATTCACACTTTACATGACAATAGGAGCAGTTGAAACTAACAAAACATTATTAATAATATTTATATTAATTGATTTCTTATTTATCGGATTAGCTGGAACATCGTTTGGAATTGCACCTCACGCAATGCATACTTTAGCAGCAACATCAGAGTTTTTAATTGCATTAATGTCATTCTACGGATCAGCTGCTAATGTTTTAAATAAAACTTTTGGAAGAGAGTTTTTACCGTTAGGAAAACCATTAGGAATCTTCAAAAAGTAA
- a CDS encoding ROK family protein: MKYFVGVDIGGTNSKIGVLNSEGDILKSVSIKTESIEGVDYTLNKIWQTVLEITDELDISSDLICGIGMGIPGPVIDQKKVGFFANFPWEKNINISEKMEKISGVKTRLDNDVNVIALGETLYGAGKGFSKSVTIALGTGVGGGIFIDGKLISGANGAGGEIGHMKLEKDGKLCGCGQKGCFETYASATGVIREALSRLQINKNNGLYQAINGDLNKLEAKHVFDEAKKGDKFSLDIVDYISEYLAMGIGNVLNIINPEVIILCGGVALAGDILLDKVKEKLPNYALAITIEGLEIKLGELGNDAGIKGASALTIN; encoded by the coding sequence ATGAAGTATTTTGTAGGGGTAGATATTGGAGGAACAAATAGTAAAATAGGGGTTTTGAATAGTGAAGGAGATATACTAAAAAGTGTTAGTATAAAAACAGAATCTATAGAAGGGGTAGACTATACTCTTAATAAAATATGGCAAACAGTTCTAGAAATAACAGATGAATTAGATATATCTTCTGATTTGATATGTGGTATTGGAATGGGAATTCCAGGTCCAGTTATAGATCAAAAAAAAGTTGGTTTTTTTGCTAATTTCCCATGGGAAAAAAACATAAATATAAGTGAAAAAATGGAAAAAATATCTGGAGTAAAAACAAGGTTAGATAATGATGTAAATGTTATTGCTTTAGGAGAAACTTTGTATGGAGCAGGAAAAGGATTTTCTAAAAGCGTTACAATAGCTTTAGGAACAGGAGTAGGTGGGGGAATTTTCATAGATGGAAAATTGATATCTGGAGCCAATGGAGCTGGTGGGGAAATAGGACATATGAAGTTAGAAAAAGATGGTAAACTTTGTGGATGTGGTCAAAAAGGATGTTTTGAGACATACGCTTCAGCAACTGGAGTAATAAGAGAAGCTTTATCGAGATTACAAATTAATAAAAATAATGGATTATATCAAGCCATAAATGGAGATTTAAATAAATTAGAAGCAAAACATGTTTTTGATGAAGCTAAAAAAGGAGACAAATTTTCTTTAGATATAGTTGATTATATATCAGAATATTTGGCAATGGGAATAGGAAATGTATTAAATATTATAAACCCTGAAGTGATAATTTTATGTGGTGGAGTAGCTTTAGCTGGAGATATTTTATTAGATAAAGTTAAAGAAAAATTACCAAATTATGCACTAGCAATAACGATAGAAGGATTAGAGATAAAATTAGGAGAATTAGGAAATGATGCTGGAATAAAAGGAGCATCAGCGTTAACAATAAATTAA
- a CDS encoding carboxypeptidase M32: MEEKIEKFKKMIKEKKMIDSMLALLQWDLETQAPKGGYKLISEMIGELSLKSYNLTTSEEFSELLCELKEKEEKIDGILRKEIEILEEEMEKIKVIPSDEYRAYSELTAKAQGIWEVAREKNDFNSFAPILEEIFNYNKKFIEYRGSNSDVYSIILNDYEKGMNIEKLDKFFEKLKSEIVPLLKEVTEKEKKSKENLNFKVDEYNQKMLSEELLKYIGFDLNRGILSESAHPFTLTVNKDDVRLTTRYFENIPFSSVFSTIHEGGHGIYEQGIGDELKETMLADGTSMGIHESQSRFYENIIGRSKEFWFGFLEKSKFKYKELEEISLEKLYRDINEVSPSLIRVEADELTYSLHIMVRYEIEKGIFSGEYSVMDLPKIWNEKMEKYLGIRPDNDSEGVLQDVHWSCGLIGYFPSYALGNVYSVQILNAMKKEMNIQGVLERGELNKIKEWLNEKIHKYGKLKTPKEIMVEITGEEMNPDYYIKYLQEKYRSIYK; this comes from the coding sequence ATGGAAGAGAAAATAGAAAAATTTAAAAAAATGATAAAAGAAAAAAAGATGATTGATTCTATGTTAGCTTTACTTCAATGGGACTTGGAAACTCAAGCACCAAAAGGTGGTTATAAATTAATCTCTGAAATGATAGGAGAATTGAGTTTAAAAAGTTATAATTTGACTACATCAGAAGAGTTCTCAGAACTTTTGTGCGAATTGAAAGAAAAAGAGGAAAAAATAGATGGTATACTTAGAAAAGAAATAGAAATTTTAGAAGAAGAAATGGAAAAAATAAAAGTTATTCCTAGTGATGAATATAGAGCTTATTCAGAATTAACAGCAAAAGCTCAAGGAATATGGGAGGTTGCTAGAGAAAAAAATGATTTTAATAGCTTTGCTCCGATATTGGAAGAAATTTTTAACTATAATAAAAAGTTTATTGAATATAGAGGAAGTAATAGTGATGTTTATTCGATAATACTAAATGATTATGAGAAGGGTATGAATATAGAAAAATTAGATAAATTTTTTGAAAAACTTAAAAGTGAAATTGTACCTTTGTTAAAGGAAGTAACTGAAAAAGAAAAAAAATCAAAAGAAAATTTGAATTTTAAAGTTGATGAATATAATCAAAAGATGCTATCAGAAGAACTTCTGAAATACATAGGATTTGATTTAAATAGGGGTATTTTATCAGAAAGTGCTCATCCGTTTACATTAACAGTAAATAAGGATGATGTAAGGTTAACAACTAGATATTTTGAAAATATACCGTTTTCTAGTGTTTTTAGTACCATTCATGAAGGTGGGCACGGAATATATGAACAAGGTATAGGAGATGAATTAAAAGAAACAATGCTTGCAGATGGAACTTCCATGGGAATTCATGAATCTCAGTCTAGATTTTATGAGAATATAATAGGGAGAAGTAAGGAGTTTTGGTTCGGATTTTTAGAAAAAAGCAAATTTAAATATAAAGAGTTAGAAGAAATTTCTTTAGAGAAATTATATAGAGATATAAATGAAGTTTCACCTTCATTGATTAGAGTTGAAGCAGATGAGTTGACGTATTCTTTACATATAATGGTAAGGTATGAAATAGAAAAAGGGATATTTTCAGGAGAATACTCTGTAATGGATTTGCCAAAAATTTGGAATGAGAAAATGGAAAAATATTTAGGAATAAGACCAGATAATGATTCAGAAGGAGTTCTTCAAGATGTTCATTGGTCTTGTGGATTAATTGGATATTTTCCATCGTACGCTTTAGGAAATGTTTATTCTGTTCAAATTTTAAATGCGATGAAAAAAGAAATGAATATTCAGGGAGTTTTAGAAAGAGGCGAATTAAATAAGATAAAAGAATGGCTTAATGAAAAAATTCATAAATATGGTAAGTTGAAAACACCGAAAGAAATAATGGTAGAAATAACTGGTGAAGAAATGAATCCAGATTATTATATAAAATATTTACAAGAAAAATATAGAAGTATTTATAAATAG
- the trpS gene encoding tryptophan--tRNA ligase, translated as MKRSISGIQPSGILHLGNYFGAMKQFIENQEKYEGFYFIADYHSLTSLTDPKALRENSYNIVLDYLALGLDPEKSTIFLQSDVPEHVELMWLLSNITPVGLLERGHSYKDKVAKGFTPNTGLLTYPVLMASDILMYDADIVPVGKDQKQHLEMTRDIALKFNQQYEVELFKLPEPQILESLAVIPGTDGQKMSKSYGNTINMFASKKELKKQVMSIVTDSTPLEEPKNPDNNIVKLYELFATKEQVEEMKNKFTAGNYGYGHAKTELLNAILDYFKDAREKREELANNMEYVEEVLARGAAKAREIAKNKVTAAKIAVGLAGNAYRK; from the coding sequence ATGAAAAGAAGTATATCAGGTATTCAACCTAGTGGAATACTACATTTAGGTAACTATTTTGGAGCTATGAAGCAATTCATTGAAAATCAAGAAAAATATGAAGGTTTTTATTTTATTGCTGATTATCACTCTCTTACATCTCTTACAGATCCAAAAGCCTTAAGAGAAAATTCATATAATATCGTTTTAGATTATTTAGCTTTAGGACTTGATCCTGAAAAGTCAACAATTTTTCTACAGTCAGATGTACCAGAACATGTTGAACTTATGTGGTTATTATCTAATATAACTCCTGTTGGACTTTTAGAAAGAGGACATTCATATAAAGATAAGGTTGCTAAAGGATTCACTCCAAATACAGGCCTTTTAACTTATCCTGTTCTTATGGCTTCTGATATACTTATGTATGATGCAGATATCGTTCCTGTTGGAAAAGATCAAAAGCAACATTTAGAAATGACGAGAGATATTGCACTAAAATTTAATCAACAATATGAAGTTGAACTTTTTAAACTTCCTGAACCTCAAATTTTAGAAAGTTTAGCTGTTATTCCTGGAACTGACGGACAAAAAATGAGTAAATCTTATGGAAATACAATAAATATGTTCGCCTCAAAAAAAGAATTAAAAAAGCAAGTTATGAGTATTGTAACTGATTCTACACCTTTAGAAGAGCCTAAAAATCCAGATAACAATATTGTTAAACTTTATGAACTTTTTGCAACAAAAGAACAAGTTGAAGAAATGAAAAACAAATTTACAGCTGGAAATTATGGTTATGGTCATGCTAAAACTGAACTTTTAAATGCAATACTTGATTATTTCAAAGATGCTAGAGAAAAAAGAGAAGAGTTAGCTAACAATATGGAATATGTTGAAGAAGTTTTAGCTAGAGGAGCAGCTAAAGCTAGAGAAATTGCTAAAAATAAGGTTACCGCTGCTAAAATTGCAGTTGGACTAGCTGGAAATGCTTATAGAAAATAA
- a CDS encoding sensor histidine kinase has protein sequence MNISFLSNLYKDGVKNSLRENVFIISNLIKEYGRDEYQQIFKDSDMRFNIIELDGKVIYDSRKYNEEEKLENHRNRREVRDVRNIGIGFDIRKTTISDEIMAYYAVERINKEGEKIIVRVSKNYGETLKMLKIILLAELLFFTILNFIIHSFYKNYLKRDLYQKIEIIENFLEDKGNGENLYFEEDPWILNLWDVVQKWQKQNLENIVNLNREKRILHQIITSIDSSICLFDEKLQLIIKNSKFNYLYEKDKSYYLNLIKDIEIIDIMKKAILEKQNQKTEVYVLRLKRYFSVNIKFLEQDQRYLLSVKDITQTRGMIEVQKTFISNVSHELKTPLTNIKGYVIALEDAPEPLRAQFIKTIKNNIDKLENIIIDFLNISKIESSNIVNIEKIPVSRLKTELHAVLNERIKTTNAKISYNLNLLNKENELKIDFEKVLTILKNLVENAIIYKNNSTPEIEISIIETKNRYKIGVKDNGVGISSEDIEKIFERFYRVDKARTSNKAGTGLGLSIVKELVERCGGKIDVISKEGKGTIFIFTILK, from the coding sequence ATGAATATTTCATTTTTATCAAATTTATATAAAGATGGAGTTAAAAATAGTTTAAGAGAAAATGTTTTTATTATATCAAATTTAATAAAAGAGTATGGAAGAGATGAATATCAACAAATTTTTAAAGATTCAGATATGAGATTTAATATAATAGAGTTAGATGGAAAAGTTATATATGATTCTCGAAAATATAATGAAGAAGAAAAATTAGAAAATCATAGAAATAGAAGAGAAGTAAGAGATGTAAGAAATATAGGTATAGGATTCGATATAAGAAAAACTACTATTTCAGATGAAATAATGGCTTACTATGCAGTTGAAAGAATAAATAAAGAAGGAGAAAAAATAATTGTTAGAGTTTCTAAAAATTATGGTGAAACATTGAAAATGTTAAAAATAATTTTATTAGCTGAATTATTATTTTTTACAATTTTAAACTTTATAATTCATTCTTTTTATAAAAATTACTTAAAAAGAGATTTGTATCAAAAAATTGAAATTATTGAAAATTTTTTAGAAGACAAAGGTAACGGAGAGAATCTTTATTTTGAGGAAGATCCGTGGATTTTAAATTTATGGGATGTTGTTCAAAAGTGGCAAAAACAAAATCTTGAAAATATAGTGAATTTAAATAGAGAAAAAAGAATACTACATCAAATAATAACATCAATTGATTCATCGATATGTCTTTTTGATGAAAAGTTACAATTAATAATAAAAAATAGTAAATTTAATTATCTTTATGAAAAAGATAAATCATACTATTTGAATTTAATAAAAGATATTGAAATTATTGATATTATGAAAAAAGCTATATTAGAAAAGCAAAATCAAAAAACAGAAGTGTATGTATTGAGACTTAAAAGGTATTTTAGTGTAAATATAAAGTTTTTAGAGCAAGATCAAAGATATCTTTTATCAGTGAAAGATATAACTCAAACTAGAGGAATGATTGAAGTTCAAAAAACATTTATAAGTAACGTAAGTCATGAATTAAAAACACCACTGACGAATATAAAGGGATATGTAATTGCATTAGAAGATGCACCTGAGCCTTTAAGAGCACAATTTATAAAAACTATAAAAAATAATATAGATAAGTTAGAAAATATTATAATAGATTTTTTGAATATAAGTAAAATTGAAAGTTCTAATATAGTAAATATAGAAAAAATTCCAGTTAGTAGATTAAAAACTGAGTTGCATGCAGTATTAAATGAAAGAATAAAAACAACAAATGCTAAGATATCATATAATTTAAATTTATTAAATAAAGAAAATGAATTAAAAATAGATTTTGAAAAAGTTTTAACAATATTAAAGAATTTAGTTGAAAATGCAATAATTTATAAAAATAATTCAACTCCAGAAATTGAAATATCTATAATTGAGACAAAAAATAGATATAAAATTGGAGTAAAAGATAACGGTGTTGGAATATCATCTGAAGATATTGAAAAAATATTTGAAAGATTCTATAGAGTTGATAAAGCTAGAACAAGTAATAAAGCTGGAACAGGTTTAGGACTTTCTATTGTTAAGGAACTTGTAGAGCGTTGTGGTGGAAAAATTGATGTAATTTCTAAGGAAGGGAAAGGTACTATTTTTATATTTACAATCTTGAAATAA
- a CDS encoding response regulator transcription factor produces MKVLVVEDDLEIQALINYYFTKEGYKVTVASDGLEGLKYLKKDKHELIILDLMLPNLDGINFTKIVKEMEDEYGSPYIIMLTAKTEVEDVLKGLEIGADDYMKKPFDPRELLLRGRKLLNQQEKNKKIRNRFVDLEIDEDKHLVTNNGEEVELSKKEYDLLLLLVKNKGIVVSREKILDKVWGSNYYSGDRTVDVYISKLREKIPFLTECIKTVKGVGYRLEEKK; encoded by the coding sequence ATGAAAGTATTAGTCGTTGAAGATGATTTAGAAATACAAGCATTAATAAATTATTACTTTACAAAAGAGGGATATAAAGTAACAGTTGCTTCAGATGGATTAGAAGGATTAAAATATTTAAAAAAAGATAAACATGAACTTATAATTTTAGATTTAATGTTACCTAATCTAGATGGAATAAATTTCACCAAAATAGTAAAGGAAATGGAAGATGAGTATGGATCACCATATATAATAATGTTAACGGCTAAAACAGAAGTTGAAGATGTATTAAAAGGATTAGAAATAGGAGCAGATGATTATATGAAAAAACCATTTGATCCAAGAGAGTTACTTTTAAGGGGAAGGAAACTTTTAAATCAACAAGAAAAAAATAAAAAGATAAGAAATCGTTTTGTAGATTTAGAAATTGATGAAGATAAACATTTAGTTACAAATAATGGAGAAGAAGTAGAACTATCAAAAAAAGAATACGATTTACTTTTACTTTTAGTAAAAAATAAAGGAATTGTTGTAAGTAGAGAAAAAATATTAGATAAAGTTTGGGGAAGTAATTATTATTCTGGAGACAGAACAGTAGATGTTTACATATCTAAACTTAGAGAGAAAATTCCTTTTTTAACTGAATGTATAAAGACTGTGAAAGGAGTTGGGTACAGATTAGAAGAAAAGAAATAA
- a CDS encoding phosphate ABC transporter substrate-binding protein — protein sequence MKMRKFFLMGLMAMMGAYSTTAMASKVVQVKGSDTIVNVSQYIAEEYMGKNKDARIAVTGGGSGVGISSLINGTADIGMASRSIKEKETKAAADKGLKVNEVVLGFDGITLIVNENNKVNNLTHQDLAKIFRGEVTNWKEFGGDDAEIVVLSRDSSSGTHEFFKEHIIREENTKKDAEYGTKTLYMPSNEAIKQEVKNNKYAIGYIGMGYMDNSVKSLNVDSVAPSVENVSAKKYPIAREVYWYVLDTDNKDVNGLVEFALSKDGQKIVAEEGFVPAK from the coding sequence ATGAAAATGAGAAAGTTTTTTTTAATGGGGTTAATGGCTATGATGGGAGCTTATTCAACAACAGCAATGGCTTCAAAAGTTGTACAAGTAAAAGGTTCTGATACAATAGTAAATGTTTCTCAGTATATAGCGGAAGAGTACATGGGGAAAAATAAAGATGCTAGGATAGCTGTAACTGGTGGAGGTTCAGGAGTTGGAATTTCATCTTTAATAAATGGAACTGCAGATATAGGAATGGCATCAAGAAGTATAAAAGAAAAAGAAACTAAAGCAGCTGCAGATAAAGGATTAAAAGTAAATGAAGTTGTATTAGGGTTTGATGGTATAACGTTAATAGTAAACGAAAATAATAAAGTAAATAACTTAACTCATCAAGATTTGGCTAAAATATTTAGAGGAGAAGTAACAAATTGGAAAGAGTTTGGTGGAGATGACGCAGAAATAGTTGTTTTATCGAGAGATTCATCATCAGGAACTCATGAATTCTTTAAAGAACATATAATAAGAGAAGAGAATACTAAAAAAGATGCAGAATATGGAACTAAAACACTATATATGCCATCTAACGAAGCAATAAAGCAAGAGGTTAAAAATAATAAGTATGCAATAGGATATATAGGAATGGGATACATGGATAATTCTGTTAAAAGTTTAAATGTAGATTCAGTAGCACCAAGTGTTGAAAATGTTTCAGCTAAAAAATATCCAATAGCAAGAGAAGTTTACTGGTATGTATTAGATACAGATAATAAAGATGTAAATGGATTAGTAGAGTTTGCACTTTCTAAAGATGGACAGAAGATAGTGGCAGAAGAAGGATTCGTTCCAGCAAAATAA
- the pstC gene encoding phosphate ABC transporter permease subunit PstC, translating into MHSIRKIKDSFMSKLHSVVGIFNILIVILIFIFILFNSLSFFKDYPLSKFFFGTEWISLSGKYGLLPLLVGSFWVTVVALAISIPVGIITTIYIAEFANKKTKKILKIIIETMSALPSVVLGYLGLYVLSGFIKDTFQLTSGLNALTGGIMLSFMAIPTIVSLSDDALNALDKSYREASLALGANKLETVFKVLLPAAFPGIFAGIMLGFGRIIGETMAVLMITGNAPIMATSPLSPVRTLTATIAAEMGEVVQGSQHYYALFAIGLVLFAISFLTNSIADKYIRKSRKLMGK; encoded by the coding sequence ATGCATAGTATAAGAAAGATTAAAGATTCTTTTATGAGTAAATTGCACTCGGTAGTTGGAATTTTTAATATTCTAATTGTTATACTTATATTTATTTTCATTTTATTTAATAGTTTGTCTTTTTTTAAAGATTATCCACTTTCAAAATTTTTCTTTGGAACAGAATGGATTTCTCTTTCTGGAAAATATGGACTTTTACCACTTTTAGTAGGTTCGTTTTGGGTTACAGTAGTAGCTTTAGCTATTTCTATTCCTGTTGGTATTATAACAACTATATATATTGCTGAATTTGCCAACAAAAAAACTAAAAAAATATTAAAAATAATAATTGAAACTATGTCTGCACTACCCTCAGTTGTTTTAGGGTATTTAGGACTTTATGTTTTATCAGGATTTATAAAAGATACATTCCAATTAACTAGTGGTTTAAACGCTTTAACTGGAGGAATTATGCTTTCTTTTATGGCTATTCCTACTATTGTTAGTTTATCTGATGATGCTTTAAATGCTTTAGACAAATCTTATAGAGAAGCCTCTCTAGCACTTGGAGCAAATAAATTAGAAACAGTTTTTAAAGTTTTATTACCTGCTGCTTTTCCTGGAATATTTGCTGGTATTATGCTAGGTTTTGGTAGAATTATTGGTGAGACTATGGCAGTGCTTATGATCACTGGAAATGCACCTATAATGGCTACATCTCCACTTTCTCCTGTAAGAACTCTGACTGCAACTATTGCAGCTGAAATGGGAGAGGTTGTTCAAGGAAGTCAACATTATTACGCTTTATTTGCAATTGGTTTAGTATTATTTGCTATTAGTTTTTTAACAAATAGTATCGCTGACAAATATATTCGTAAATCAAGAAAGTTAATGGGTAAATAG